A single window of Salvelinus namaycush isolate Seneca unplaced genomic scaffold, SaNama_1.0 Scaffold121, whole genome shotgun sequence DNA harbors:
- the LOC120036118 gene encoding thioredoxin-like, with protein MSVCVCVSLCVCLCVCVSQEGFDKALEEAGDQLVVVDFTATWCGPCQSIAPFFKGLSENYQSVVFLKVDVDDAPDVASFCDIKCMPTFHFYKNQKKVEEFSGSNQAKLEELVNTHK; from the exons ATGAG tgtgtgtgtgtgtgtgtctctgtgtgtgtgtctctgtgtgtgtgtgtcccaggagGGCTTCGACAAGGCCCTGGAGGAGGCAGGAGATCAGTTGGTGGTTGTGGACTTCACAGCCACGTGGTGCGGACCCTGTCAGAGCATCGCTCCTTTCTTCAAG ggtCTGTCTGAGAATTATCAGAGTGTGGTCTTCCTGAAGGTTGACGTGGACGACGCACCG GATGTGGCCAGTTTCTGTGACATCAAGTGTATGCCAACATTCCACTTCTACAAGAACCAGAAGAAG GTGGAGGAGTTCTCAGGGTCCAATCAGGCCAAACTGGAGGAGCTGGTCAACActcacaaataa